In Cellvibrio polysaccharolyticus, a genomic segment contains:
- a CDS encoding YebG family protein, which produces MAVIAIWQCDRDGSMFEDKKQAEEHDRYLELAATITSLIESEIPDINEQHSEAIGLLLARRREQLAKACKGKPEELLQSISEPDTGAAAIGHLAPRPAKADLQD; this is translated from the coding sequence ATGGCAGTCATCGCCATTTGGCAATGTGATCGGGACGGAAGTATGTTTGAAGACAAGAAACAGGCTGAAGAACATGATCGGTATCTTGAACTGGCGGCTACTATTACCAGCCTGATCGAATCTGAAATTCCCGATATTAACGAACAGCATAGCGAAGCGATTGGCCTGCTGCTGGCGCGCCGCCGCGAACAACTGGCCAAAGCCTGCAAAGGCAAGCCCGAAGAATTACTGCAGAGCATTAGTGAACCGGACACCGGCGCTGCCGCTATCGGTCATTTGGCACCCCGCCCTGCAAAAGCCGACCTACAAGACTGA
- a CDS encoding alkene reductase: MTDTTLFQPFTLGGLTLANRIVMAPLTRSRATAGLVPSELAATYYAQRASAGLIIAEATQVSAQAQGFQDTPGLYTPEQIAGWRKVTDAVHAKGGRIFIQLWHVGRVSHVDLQPDGAAPVAPSAIRAETKIFINNGFADASEPRALNLGELPAIVNDFRQAAANAITAGFDGVEIHGANGYLLEQFIKDGANQRTDAYGGSIENRARLLLEVTAAIVGEIGAERTGVRISPVSPASGISSTNPQPQYNYITEQLSTLGIAYLHVVEGATGGPRDVAPFDYDALRQRFKQTYLANNGYDQTLAATRLAEGKADLFAFGRLYIANPDLVERLKADAPLASPNPATLFGGGAEGYIDYPTLADASA, from the coding sequence ATGACAGACACGACTTTGTTCCAACCCTTCACCCTTGGCGGCCTGACGCTCGCTAACCGAATCGTGATGGCGCCGTTAACCCGCAGCCGCGCCACAGCGGGCCTGGTGCCCAGCGAGTTGGCAGCAACCTACTACGCCCAGCGCGCGTCAGCCGGTTTGATCATTGCAGAAGCGACCCAAGTGTCAGCGCAAGCACAGGGTTTTCAGGACACACCCGGTTTATACACACCTGAGCAAATTGCGGGCTGGCGTAAGGTTACCGATGCCGTGCATGCCAAAGGTGGGCGGATCTTCATTCAGTTGTGGCATGTGGGTCGCGTGTCTCATGTGGATCTGCAACCCGATGGCGCTGCACCGGTAGCGCCTTCTGCTATTCGTGCTGAGACGAAGATTTTTATCAACAACGGTTTTGCCGATGCATCTGAACCACGCGCCCTGAACCTTGGCGAGCTGCCAGCGATCGTGAATGACTTCCGTCAGGCAGCCGCTAACGCGATTACCGCTGGTTTCGACGGTGTGGAAATTCATGGTGCCAATGGTTATTTGCTGGAGCAGTTCATCAAGGACGGCGCCAACCAGCGTACCGATGCCTATGGCGGCTCTATCGAAAATCGCGCGCGACTGCTGCTGGAAGTGACCGCCGCGATAGTGGGTGAGATTGGCGCCGAGCGTACCGGTGTGCGTATTTCACCCGTGTCTCCCGCCTCTGGAATATCCTCTACCAATCCGCAACCGCAGTACAACTACATTACCGAACAGCTCAGCACACTCGGCATCGCCTACTTGCATGTGGTGGAGGGCGCCACCGGTGGGCCGCGTGATGTGGCGCCGTTTGACTATGACGCATTGCGCCAGCGCTTCAAGCAAACCTACCTCGCCAACAACGGTTACGACCAAACACTGGCCGCTACCCGGCTTGCCGAAGGTAAGGCAGATCTATTCGCTTTCGGCCGCCTGTACATCGCCAACCCGGATCTGGTGGAGCGGCTCAAAGCGGATGCGCCTTTGGCGAGCCCCAACCCGGCAACGCTTTTTGGCGGTGGCGCGGAAGGCTATATCGACTACCCGACTCTTGCAGACGCCAGCGCCTGA
- a CDS encoding SDR family NAD(P)-dependent oxidoreductase, whose translation MTTSTSVLITGASTGIGAIYAERFARRGHDLVLVARDKVRLDALATRLHQEYGVNVDVLPADLTKSDDLATVEARLRDDERIGTLINNAGIAQSGSFIEQSSAQVAQLIALNVTALARLAHAVAPRFVQAGKGAIINLGSVVGLAPEYQMSVYGATKAFVLFLSQGLHQELSPKGIYVQAVLPAGTYTELWDRAGIDISAYPELMKVDALVDAALVGFDRRELVTIPPLQDAKHWDALDAARQTLLADLNQAQVAERYQATV comes from the coding sequence ATGACTACTTCAACTTCTGTTCTTATTACCGGCGCTTCCACCGGCATTGGTGCCATCTACGCCGAGCGCTTCGCTCGCCGCGGCCATGACCTGGTGCTGGTAGCGCGCGACAAAGTGCGGCTGGATGCGCTCGCGACCCGCCTGCATCAGGAATACGGCGTTAACGTCGATGTCTTGCCAGCCGACCTCACCAAATCCGATGATCTGGCCACTGTCGAAGCACGTTTGCGTGATGACGAGCGCATCGGAACCCTGATCAATAATGCCGGGATCGCGCAGTCGGGCAGCTTTATCGAGCAATCCTCCGCTCAGGTAGCTCAGCTTATCGCGTTAAATGTCACCGCTTTGGCACGACTCGCACATGCAGTTGCCCCACGCTTTGTGCAAGCAGGCAAAGGCGCAATCATCAACCTTGGTTCAGTGGTTGGCCTGGCACCGGAATACCAAATGTCGGTCTACGGCGCAACCAAAGCCTTCGTGCTGTTCCTGTCACAGGGGCTGCATCAGGAGCTATCGCCCAAAGGTATTTATGTCCAGGCCGTGCTTCCTGCTGGCACCTACACCGAACTGTGGGATCGCGCGGGCATCGACATCAGCGCCTATCCCGAACTGATGAAAGTGGACGCCTTGGTTGATGCAGCGCTGGTTGGCTTTGATCGCCGTGAATTAGTGACTATTCCGCCACTGCAAGACGCCAAACATTGGGATGCGCTTGATGCCGCACGACAAACGCTGCTTGCCGACCTTAATCAAGCGCAGGTTGCTGAACGCTATCAAGCAACCGTTTGA
- a CDS encoding TetR/AcrR family transcriptional regulator: MKVTKAQVQENRARIVEMASVLFRERGYDGVGVAELMAAAGLTHGGFYKHFKSKADLMAEAAAEGFSQSAANTAELNVAAFVNQYVSRQHRDAPGAGCTMAALCGDAARQPESIKAVFAAGIQRQLATLESDDAAVGEDAKREARAITIDTIAHAVGAIILSRACPDDSPLADEILEVCRERILSQFEQKP; the protein is encoded by the coding sequence ATGAAAGTTACCAAGGCACAAGTACAGGAAAATCGGGCGCGCATCGTCGAGATGGCCTCGGTTCTGTTTCGTGAGCGCGGGTACGACGGTGTGGGCGTAGCGGAGTTAATGGCGGCGGCCGGTTTGACCCACGGCGGGTTTTACAAGCATTTCAAATCCAAGGCCGACCTGATGGCAGAGGCCGCGGCTGAAGGTTTCTCGCAATCCGCCGCCAATACCGCAGAACTCAATGTCGCCGCGTTTGTGAATCAATATGTATCGCGCCAGCACCGCGATGCACCGGGCGCTGGCTGCACCATGGCCGCCCTGTGTGGCGATGCAGCGCGCCAGCCGGAGTCCATCAAGGCGGTATTTGCCGCGGGAATCCAGCGCCAACTCGCCACTCTGGAGAGTGACGATGCTGCTGTGGGAGAAGATGCAAAACGTGAAGCGCGCGCCATAACGATTGACACTATTGCCCATGCCGTAGGCGCGATCATATTGTCCCGCGCCTGCCCGGATGACTCACCGCTAGCGGATGAGATTCTGGAGGTTTGCCGGGAGCGGATTCTCAGTCAATTTGAGCAAAAACCTTAA
- a CDS encoding oxidoreductase, translating to MTTQQSVVLVTGASSGIGEATALTLLAAGYKVYGTSRRGATAGQYPFPMLALDVTDDLSVKAAIKQLLELEGRIDVLVNNAGFGVAPAAAEESSIAQAKAILDTNFLGLVRMTQAVAPQMRRQHSGRIINIGSILGLVPVPYAALYSASKHAVEGYSEALDHELRGYGIRVSVIEPAYTKTQFEANNIQPDTTLDEYQQIRTKVTKFVNQAMANADEPDVVADVVLQAIRAERPKRRYTAGKAAAQLQFLRRFAPAGVFDKVIRKNFQLDS from the coding sequence ATGACAACACAACAGTCTGTAGTTCTCGTAACCGGCGCTTCATCGGGTATCGGTGAAGCCACGGCCCTTACACTGTTAGCTGCGGGCTACAAGGTCTACGGCACCAGCAGGCGCGGCGCCACAGCAGGCCAATATCCCTTCCCGATGTTGGCGCTCGATGTCACCGACGACCTTTCCGTCAAAGCGGCTATCAAGCAACTGCTGGAACTGGAGGGTCGTATCGATGTGTTAGTCAACAACGCCGGTTTCGGCGTTGCACCCGCCGCGGCCGAGGAAAGTTCAATCGCGCAGGCCAAAGCCATCCTCGATACCAACTTTCTCGGCCTTGTGCGGATGACCCAGGCAGTCGCCCCTCAGATGCGCCGGCAGCACAGCGGCAGAATCATCAACATTGGCTCCATTCTCGGCCTGGTTCCGGTGCCTTATGCCGCGCTTTACAGTGCCAGCAAGCATGCCGTTGAAGGTTATTCCGAGGCGCTGGATCACGAACTGCGCGGCTACGGAATCAGAGTGTCCGTCATCGAACCGGCCTATACCAAAACGCAGTTCGAGGCGAACAATATCCAGCCCGATACAACGCTCGACGAGTACCAGCAGATTCGGACGAAGGTTACCAAATTCGTTAATCAGGCCATGGCGAATGCGGACGAACCGGACGTGGTAGCCGACGTGGTGTTGCAAGCCATTCGCGCCGAGCGGCCGAAGCGCCGTTACACCGCCGGTAAAGCGGCCGCTCAGTTACAGTTTTTGCGGCGATTCGCACCTGCGGGGGTTTTTGATAAAGTCATTCGCAAGAACTTTCAGCTCGATAGCTGA
- a CDS encoding epoxyqueuosine reductase QueH, translating to MSLVRNKLTLPDGHNKLLLHSCCAPCSGEVMEAIHASGIEYSIFFYNPNIHPIREYELRKEENIRFAQQHNVPFIDADYDTDNWFERAKGMEQEPERGVRCTMCFDMRFERTALYAHENGFHVISSSLGISRWKNMQQINDCGQRAAAHYPNISYWDYNWRKQGGAVRMVEISKRENFYQQEYCGCVYSLRDTNKHRIAQGRKRIKIGVLYYGDEQPDADENRIPLQNLPVPQ from the coding sequence ATGTCACTGGTTCGCAACAAACTGACACTGCCAGACGGCCACAATAAATTACTGCTCCATTCCTGCTGTGCACCCTGCTCCGGCGAGGTGATGGAAGCCATTCACGCCTCCGGTATTGAATACAGCATCTTCTTTTATAACCCCAATATCCACCCCATTCGCGAATACGAGCTGCGCAAGGAAGAGAACATTCGCTTCGCGCAACAGCACAATGTTCCTTTTATCGATGCCGACTACGATACCGACAACTGGTTTGAGCGCGCCAAAGGCATGGAACAGGAACCCGAACGGGGTGTGCGCTGCACCATGTGTTTTGATATGCGCTTTGAACGCACGGCACTCTACGCCCACGAAAATGGCTTTCATGTAATTAGCAGTTCACTGGGCATTTCCCGTTGGAAAAACATGCAGCAAATTAATGACTGCGGGCAACGGGCTGCGGCACATTATCCGAATATAAGCTACTGGGATTACAACTGGCGCAAACAGGGCGGCGCCGTGCGGATGGTGGAAATCAGCAAACGCGAAAACTTTTATCAGCAGGAATATTGCGGCTGTGTGTATTCGTTGCGAGACACCAACAAACACCGTATAGCCCAGGGCCGCAAACGCATCAAAATCGGCGTGCTTTACTACGGCGACGAACAACCCGACGCAGACGAAAACCGGATTCCCCTACAAAATCTGCCGGTTCCTCAATAA